Proteins found in one Patescibacteria group bacterium genomic segment:
- a CDS encoding helix-turn-helix domain-containing protein, giving the protein MDRENCQQILLNYGLDQKEAEVYLSMLKTGLGSILKISQATEIKRSTVYLAIESLVAKGLVRPIVKGKKRYYLAEDPEKLVALIDDKKKEIEKIIPLLKSDYLKQSEKPRVTFYEGKEGIKKIYKEALASKKETLWYGSAKDMKEEFTEYYYKMLEVRKTNSDFGGIRDIINNIKVDKDYAKIQNSYNDPRIKVKALRPELLFFNVDNVIFDNKVALLSIKRDFYAVVIESAEIANGYRNMFEMAWRSAASI; this is encoded by the coding sequence ATGGACAGGGAAAATTGCCAGCAAATACTTTTGAACTACGGCCTTGATCAAAAAGAAGCCGAGGTTTATTTGTCTATGCTTAAAACTGGGCTGGGCTCGATACTAAAAATCTCCCAGGCGACGGAGATTAAAAGAAGCACGGTATACCTGGCTATAGAAAGCCTGGTTGCCAAAGGTTTGGTACGGCCGATTGTTAAGGGGAAGAAGCGCTATTATTTAGCCGAAGACCCGGAAAAGCTGGTAGCGCTGATTGATGACAAAAAAAAGGAAATTGAAAAAATAATCCCCTTGCTTAAAAGCGATTATCTGAAACAAAGCGAAAAACCGCGGGTAACATTTTACGAGGGAAAAGAGGGAATCAAGAAAATCTATAAAGAGGCCTTAGCCAGCAAAAAAGAAACGCTTTGGTATGGGTCGGCTAAGGATATGAAAGAAGAATTCACCGAGTATTATTATAAGATGCTAGAGGTGCGAAAAACCAACTCTGATTTTGGCGGCATCCGGGACATTATCAATAATATTAAAGTTGATAAAGATTACGCCAAAATCCAAAACTCTTATAATGATCCCCGGATTAAGGTAAAGGCGCTCCGGCCCGAACTGCTATTCTTTAATGTGGATAACGTTATTTTTGACAATAAAGTGGCATTGCTTTCAATCAAAAGGGACTTTTACGCCGTGGTCATTGAAAGCGCGGAAATCGCGAACGGCTACCGGAACATGTTTGAAATGGCCTGGAGATCGGCTGCCTCGATATAG